A stretch of Physeter macrocephalus isolate SW-GA chromosome 6, ASM283717v5, whole genome shotgun sequence DNA encodes these proteins:
- the BBS10 gene encoding BBSome complex assembly protein BBS10, translating to MAAAGSVRAALQVAEVLETVVSCCLGPEGRQVLCTKPTGEVLLSRDGGRLLKALHLEHPIARMMVACVSSHIRKTGDGAKTFIIFLCHLLRELHAITDKEKDSFFSENIQTHGRHWKNCCQWKFISQALLTFQTQILDYVMDHYLSKHFLSIFSSSTKERPLCRSSLEMLLGAYFCGRVGRNNHNFVSQLMCDYFFKCTACESGFEEVLELVDDCFVELKVGVTGLPVSDSRIIAGLVLPRDFSVYCPADGDIRIVIVTETIQPLFSTFGSEFILNSEAQFRTSQFWITERTKAIMKYLQKQNVKLLLSTVKQPDLVIYCAGLNGISVVECLSSEELSLIQRVTGLAPFVLPQASSQYELSNTAMVKFCKPFILRSKRYVHLGLISTCSFTPHCIVLCGPVQGLVEQHEDALHGAFKMLRQLFKDLDLNYMTQASDQNCTSNPLIYKNSRESNDLPEIVNGSIQRPYQDTVVKNKDELAKTQTYLKAYSNLVVPSVELETNILCSTPTVTLTSVTYQTDATLRCFSPDKARVMDDHEPFIDSNSANSTAENTRREISYENLQVTKNARKGSILPVRYKSLEMCTYQSYCFSSVPAGCVLPVGGNFEILLHYYLLSYAKKCRQSEETMVSMIIANALLGVPKILYKSKKGNYSFPQIYIRALHALQTNQPMISNQTGLESVAGKYQLLTSVLQCLTNILTIDLVINIKRQPQEIYDQDSEEEL from the exons ATGGCTGCTGCGGGATCTGTGAGGGCGGCGTTGCAGGTGGCGGAAGTGCTAGAAACCGTCGTGAGCTGCTGCTTGGGGCCCGAAGGGCGGCAAGTTCTGTGTACCAAGCCCACTGGCGAGGTGCTGCTCAGCCGGGATGGCGGCCGCCTCCTGAAGGCGCTACACTTAGAGCATCCCATAGCCAG GATGATGGTGGCATGTGTTTCCAGTCATATAAGAAAAACAGGAGATGGTgctaaaacatttattatctttctttgcCATTTACTCAGAGAACTTCATGCaatcacagacaaggaaaaggattctttcttttctgaaaatattcaaaCCCATGGAAGGCACTGGAAAAATTGTTGTCAGTGGAAATTTATTTCCCAAGCTCTTCTAACATTTCAGACACAAATATTAGACTACGTTATGGACCATTACTTAAGTAAACACTTTTTGTCCATCTTTTCTTCATCCACCAAAGAGAGACCATTGTGTAGGAGCTCTTTAGAGATGCTCTTAGGAGCATACTTTTGTGGAAGAGTGGGAAGAAATAATCACAACTTTGTATCACAGTTGATGTGTGACTactttttcaagtgtacagcttGTGAAAGTGGGTTTGAAGAAGTACTTGAGTTAGTGGATGACTGTTTTGTCGAGTTGAAAGTTGGTGTCACCGGCCTTCCTGTTTCCGATTCCAGGATCATAGCTGGGCTTGTGCTTCCCAGAGACTTTTCTGTGTACTGTCCAGCAGACGGTGACATAAGAATAGTGATAGTAACAGAAACCATTCAGCCTCTTTTTTCAACTTTTGGATCAGAGTTTATTCTAAATTCAGAAGCACAGTTTCGGACATCTCAATTTTGGATTACAGAAAGGACAAAagcaataatgaaatatttacagaagcaGAATGTAAAATTGCTCCTATCTACTGTGAAACAACCAGACTTAGTAATTTATTGTGCAGGACTGAATGGCATATCGGTGGTGGAGTGTTTATCATCTGAAGAACTTTCTCTTATCCAGAGAGTCACTGGTCTCGCTCCCTTTGTTCTACCACAGGCCTCTTCTCAGTATGAACTCTCTAACACTGCTATGGTGAAATTTTGTAAGCCCTTTATTCTTAGATCCAAAAGGTATGTTCATCTTGGCTTGATTAGCACATGTTCGTTTACACCGCACTGTATAGTTCTTTGTGGTCCAGTGCAGGGTCTTGTTGAACAACATGAGGATGCTTTACATGGAGCATTTAAAATGCTTCGGCAATTATTTAAAGACCTTGATCTAAATTATATGACACAAGCCAGTGACCAAAATTGTACTTCAAATCCTCTTATTTATAAGAATAGTAGAGAAAGTAATGACTTACCAGAAATTGTTAACGGCTCGATTCAAAGGCCATATCAGGACACAGTTGTAAAGAACAAAGATGAACTGGCAAAAACtcaaacatatttaaaagcaTATTCAAATTTGGTAGTTCCAAGTGTAGAATTAGAAACAAATATATTGTGTTCAACACCAACAGTGACACTAACCAGTGTGACATACCAGACAGATGCAACACTGAGATGTTTTTCTCCAGACAAAGCCAGGGTAATGGATGACCACGAACCATTTATTGACAGTAATTCTGCTAACTCAACAGCAGAAAATACTAGAAGAGaaatttcttatgaaaatttACAGGTCACAAAAAATGCTAGAAAGGGGAGCATATTACCAGTGAGATATAAGTCACTAGAGATGTGTACTTACCAGAGTTACTGTTTCTCATCTGTACCAGCTGGTTGTGTTTTGCCAGTGGGTGGTAATTTTGAGATCTTGTTGCATTACTATCTTCTCAGCTATGCCAAAAAATGCCGACAATCAGAAGAAACCATGGTTAGTATGATAATAGCTAATGCACTTTTAGGCGTTCCCAAAATCTTGTATAAGTCTAAGAAAGGAAATTACAGCtttccacaaatatatataagAGCTCTCCATGCACTGCAAACCAATCAACCCATGATAAGCAACCAGACAGGTTTGGAATCAGTTGCTGGTAAATACCAGTTACTAACTTCAGTTCTTCAGTGTTTGACAAACATTTTAACCATTGACTTGGTAATCAATATTAAGAGACAACCTCAGGAAATTTATGATCAAGATTCAGAAGAGGAACTATAA